The following are from one region of the Paenibacillus bovis genome:
- a CDS encoding Rqc2 family fibronectin-binding protein, producing MALDGIVTRAIVQDLQILVGSRINKIYQPTDSDIVFQIRAQRENRKLLLSANPTYPRVQFTEQSFMNPQEAPMFCMLLRKHCESGIIEAIEQVGMERIIHFQVRQRDELGDVSVKRIIVELMGRHSNLILLDPSTNTIIDGIHHVTPAISSYRIIMPGFSYQEPPQQNKLNPLETGREPFTSSYAEYTDTSARFILDTFTGISPLIASEVVQRAANSSVSAASAQHSDAPAPDLNANESDPASSKLPDRVDADALWTSFDTLMEQVRQGQFDPVSGLNAKNKLVFSAVPLVQIQDEEKHYASMSECIEAYYGNKAERDTVKQKTSDLLRFLQNERSKNIKKLDNLRKDQLEADDAEKYRIQGELLFASLHQITKGDKEIELINFYDEEQRPIKIQLDPQLSPSDNAQRYFKKYNKYKNSLAVIEEQLTRTHEEIAYLDSLLQQLQSAALQDIDEIREELAEQGYVRNRNKKNKKKKKDNRPTLHIYTSSEGIEMYVGKNNLQNEYITNKMANNNDTWLHTKDIPGSHVVIRSSEFGDATLAEAAQLAAYFSQAKESSSVPVDYTQIRHVHKPNGSKPGFVIYDHQTTLFITPEEDMIKRLSSTIKM from the coding sequence ATGGCACTTGATGGTATTGTAACTCGCGCGATTGTACAGGATCTGCAGATTCTGGTGGGGTCGCGTATTAATAAGATTTATCAGCCTACAGATAGTGATATTGTTTTTCAGATTCGGGCACAGCGGGAGAATCGTAAATTATTGCTTAGTGCGAATCCGACGTATCCGCGTGTGCAGTTTACCGAGCAGTCTTTTATGAATCCGCAGGAAGCGCCGATGTTCTGTATGCTGCTGCGCAAGCATTGTGAGAGCGGGATTATTGAGGCAATTGAGCAAGTGGGCATGGAGCGTATTATTCATTTCCAGGTTCGTCAGCGTGATGAGCTGGGAGATGTATCGGTCAAACGGATTATTGTGGAACTAATGGGTCGACACAGTAATCTGATTCTGCTTGATCCGTCGACAAATACGATTATAGACGGTATCCATCATGTGACTCCGGCAATCAGCAGCTACCGCATTATTATGCCTGGCTTCAGCTATCAAGAGCCCCCGCAGCAGAACAAGTTGAATCCGCTGGAAACCGGTCGGGAGCCGTTTACAAGCAGCTATGCCGAGTATACAGATACATCCGCCCGTTTTATTCTGGATACTTTCACAGGTATTAGCCCATTGATTGCGAGCGAAGTCGTACAGCGTGCAGCGAATAGTTCCGTTTCTGCTGCTTCTGCACAACATTCTGATGCTCCAGCTCCGGACTTGAACGCCAATGAATCGGATCCAGCTTCATCCAAGTTACCCGATCGGGTAGATGCGGATGCATTGTGGACCTCTTTTGATACATTAATGGAACAGGTACGTCAGGGACAGTTTGATCCCGTGAGCGGACTCAATGCCAAGAACAAGCTTGTTTTCTCGGCTGTACCGCTTGTACAAATTCAGGACGAAGAAAAACATTATGCTTCGATGAGCGAATGTATCGAAGCGTATTATGGCAACAAGGCAGAACGCGATACCGTCAAGCAGAAAACGAGTGATCTGCTGCGCTTTTTGCAAAACGAACGCAGCAAAAACATTAAAAAGCTCGATAATCTGCGCAAAGATCAACTGGAAGCGGACGATGCCGAGAAATACCGTATTCAGGGTGAATTGCTATTCGCTTCCCTGCATCAGATTACCAAAGGAGACAAAGAAATTGAGCTTATCAATTTCTATGATGAAGAGCAGCGCCCGATCAAGATCCAGCTTGATCCGCAGCTATCTCCTTCCGATAATGCCCAGCGCTATTTCAAAAAGTACAACAAATACAAAAACAGCCTTGCGGTAATCGAAGAACAGCTGACCCGTACGCATGAAGAAATTGCCTATCTCGATTCCCTGCTCCAGCAGCTGCAAAGTGCCGCCCTGCAGGATATCGACGAGATTCGTGAAGAACTGGCCGAGCAGGGCTACGTCCGCAACCGCAACAAAAAGAACAAAAAGAAAAAGAAAGACAATCGTCCGACCCTGCATATTTATACTTCCAGTGAAGGTATCGAAATGTATGTAGGCAAAAACAATTTGCAAAATGAATATATTACCAACAAAATGGCGAATAATAATGATACCTGGCTGCATACCAAGGATATTCCGGGTTCCCATGTCGTTATCCGCAGCAGCGAATTTGGCGATGCTACGCTGGCCGAAGCGGCGCAGCTCGCTGCCTACTTTAGCCAGGCCAAGGAATCAAGTAGTGTACCGGTCGATTATACCCAGATTCGCCATGTACACAAACCGAACGGTTCCAAGCCGGGATTCGTTATTTACGATCATCAGACGACCCTGTTTATCACACCGGAAGAAGATATGATCAAACGCCTGAGCAGCACGATCAAAATGTAA
- a CDS encoding NAD-dependent epimerase/dehydratase family protein: protein MRILITGSSGRIGTALTAYLVDNHDLVLADLHFDRLPPEIREQTEQHVIDLSDLKACLKLTSGIDRVVHLAGNPSPDADFYEHLLDNNIKGSYNLFHACQQNGVQRIVFASSAQTMEAYPVDVQTTTSMQVRPKNMYGVSKVFLESLASYYAYEQGLESVGLRIGAFDDFHPGEPMTVRDTSAYLSPRDLCQLVEKGLTAQLREPFLLVNAISDNRFKRLNIEEAIRELGYKPQDDAFALQEIFKDRK, encoded by the coding sequence ATGCGGATATTAATTACGGGTTCTTCCGGCAGAATAGGCACGGCGCTTACCGCTTATCTCGTGGACAATCATGATCTGGTGCTGGCAGATCTTCATTTTGATCGGCTGCCTCCAGAGATTCGGGAGCAAACTGAGCAGCATGTTATTGATCTGTCTGATCTGAAAGCCTGCCTGAAATTAACTTCCGGTATAGACAGGGTAGTCCATCTGGCAGGCAATCCTTCACCGGATGCGGACTTTTATGAGCATTTGCTCGATAACAATATCAAAGGTAGTTATAATCTGTTCCACGCCTGTCAGCAAAATGGAGTACAGCGCATCGTATTTGCCAGCAGTGCACAGACGATGGAAGCCTATCCTGTAGATGTTCAGACCACAACTTCCATGCAGGTGCGCCCCAAAAATATGTACGGAGTCAGTAAAGTATTTCTGGAGTCGCTCGCCAGCTACTATGCCTATGAACAGGGACTGGAAAGTGTGGGACTGCGAATCGGTGCATTTGATGACTTCCATCCGGGAGAACCGATGACCGTGCGCGATACGAGTGCTTACCTGAGTCCGCGAGATCTGTGCCAGCTGGTGGAAAAGGGATTGACTGCTCAGCTAAGAGAGCCCTTCCTACTCGTAAATGCGATTTCGGATAATCGCTTCAAACGACTTAATATTGAAGAGGCGATTCGTGAACTGGGCTACAAACCGCAGGATGATGCGTTTGCTTTGCAGGAGATTTTCAAGGATCGGAAATAA
- the ftsW gene encoding putative lipid II flippase FtsW — MNKIRQTTSRSSNQSIADRYRTKNSNVRNMPRPSQTAPKVIKKGAPDFQLLVLTFVLIGFGILMVFSASSSLALTSASYNNDALYFTKRHIMYAIIGTIAMFFAMKAHYSKYKKWFAPFFLVTLVLLLAVLVVGVHLNGARSWIRLPGGASLQPAEFAKLAVILYLSALIAKKGDRLRDLRTGYIPVMLIVGLVAGLIMLQPDLGSCMILVATAGLIIYVGGASMKHIMASVMLLVLGAAIVFGISSLFTKDEPASGNYRADRIEAYLNPFADPTGGTYNMLQSLIAIGEGGVTGAGFGQSIQKLHYLPNPYNDFIFAIIGEEFGLIGTVLFLLVYAYFIWRGIIIALRCPDIFGTLAGVGIMGLFAIQAFINIGGVTKTIPLTGVPLPFISYGGTSLVIMMLSMGIMLSISRETNRALAEKQETGNGYTRRQSVSMRMK; from the coding sequence ATGAATAAAATAAGACAAACTACATCAAGATCTTCCAACCAGAGTATTGCGGATCGTTACCGTACCAAAAATTCCAATGTCCGTAACATGCCTAGACCTTCACAGACAGCTCCAAAAGTCATCAAAAAAGGAGCACCGGATTTTCAGCTGCTCGTTCTGACCTTTGTGCTGATCGGCTTTGGTATTCTGATGGTATTCAGTGCCAGCTCCAGTCTTGCATTGACCAGTGCCAGCTATAATAATGATGCACTGTACTTTACGAAGCGTCACATTATGTATGCCATTATCGGTACCATCGCCATGTTCTTTGCGATGAAAGCCCATTACAGTAAATATAAAAAGTGGTTTGCGCCCTTTTTCCTCGTCACCCTAGTTCTGCTGCTGGCCGTACTTGTGGTCGGCGTACATCTGAATGGTGCACGAAGCTGGATTCGCTTGCCGGGTGGTGCTTCACTGCAGCCAGCGGAATTTGCCAAGTTGGCGGTTATCCTTTATCTGTCTGCTCTGATTGCCAAAAAGGGCGATCGACTCAGGGATCTGCGAACCGGTTATATTCCGGTTATGCTGATCGTCGGACTCGTCGCCGGACTGATCATGCTGCAGCCTGACCTTGGTTCCTGTATGATTCTAGTCGCAACAGCAGGCCTCATTATTTATGTGGGCGGAGCCAGTATGAAGCATATTATGGCTTCTGTCATGCTGCTTGTACTCGGGGCGGCAATTGTATTTGGCATCAGTTCTCTGTTCACTAAAGATGAGCCTGCCAGCGGCAACTACCGAGCCGACCGGATTGAAGCCTATCTCAACCCATTTGCCGATCCGACAGGCGGCACTTACAACATGCTTCAGTCGCTTATAGCCATTGGCGAAGGCGGCGTTACAGGCGCCGGGTTCGGTCAAAGTATTCAGAAGCTGCATTATCTGCCCAATCCGTACAATGACTTTATTTTTGCTATTATCGGTGAGGAATTCGGGTTGATCGGAACCGTATTGTTCCTGCTCGTGTATGCCTACTTTATCTGGCGAGGCATTATTATCGCACTCAGGTGTCCGGATATTTTCGGCACACTGGCCGGTGTCGGGATTATGGGATTGTTTGCGATTCAGGCCTTTATCAATATCGGCGGGGTGACCAAGACGATCCCACTTACCGGGGTTCCGCTGCCATTTATCAGTTATGGTGGTACTTCACTCGTTATTATGATGCTGAGTATGGGTATTATGCTCAGTATCTCCAGAGAAACCAATCGTGCTCTTGCTGAAAAGCAGGAGACCGGCAATGGATACACACGTCGTCAATCTGTCTCGATGCGGATGAAATAA
- a CDS encoding YlaN family protein gives MTSSDLQEQLNIKALNLLQEDAHKIEKLIEIQMENLDTRYCPLYEEVLDTQVYGFSKEVDFAVRAGLVSDPVGKQLISNLERNLSVLYEAMNNKTQSAE, from the coding sequence ATGACTTCATCTGATTTGCAAGAGCAGTTGAATATAAAAGCATTAAATCTTCTTCAGGAAGATGCACATAAAATCGAAAAGTTGATCGAAATCCAGATGGAGAATTTGGATACCCGTTACTGTCCTCTCTATGAGGAAGTGCTGGATACACAGGTATACGGCTTTTCCAAGGAAGTGGATTTTGCTGTACGTGCTGGTCTGGTGTCGGATCCTGTAGGCAAGCAGCTCATCAGTAATCTGGAGCGTAATTTGTCCGTATTGTATGAAGCCATGAACAATAAGACACAGTCTGCAGAATAG
- a CDS encoding PHP domain-containing protein, which yields MDNKTTLQLGYVDLHSHTQASDGMNTPAENVQLAAEAGLSALAITDHDTVAGVAEALAAGERHGITVVPGVEISTMEDGKDIHILGYYMNIEDPVFLERLAGLRQIRDTRNEMILEKLRGLGVEITMEDVLKQLGRELLPDESIGRPHMADTLVAKGYAEDMRDAFNKYLAQDAAAYVSPPRIRPQEAAQWIIEAGGVPVMAHPGIYGDDALVARILGESALAGLEVYHSDHSPEDEQRYLELAEQRELIVTGGSDYHGERQGKVFHGALGSKRVPADVLTRLLERASSQA from the coding sequence ATGGATAATAAAACAACCCTGCAGCTGGGCTATGTCGATCTGCACAGCCATACACAGGCTTCGGATGGAATGAATACGCCTGCCGAAAATGTGCAGCTGGCTGCTGAAGCTGGCTTGAGCGCACTGGCTATTACAGATCATGACACCGTGGCAGGAGTGGCAGAAGCACTGGCAGCAGGTGAGCGGCATGGAATAACTGTCGTACCGGGAGTAGAAATCAGTACGATGGAGGATGGCAAGGATATTCATATTCTCGGATATTACATGAATATCGAAGATCCCGTTTTTCTGGAAAGGCTGGCCGGACTTCGTCAGATCAGGGATACACGCAATGAGATGATTCTGGAAAAGTTGCGCGGGCTTGGTGTCGAGATTACGATGGAAGATGTATTGAAGCAGCTCGGACGCGAACTGCTGCCGGATGAGAGTATCGGACGACCGCACATGGCAGATACGCTTGTAGCCAAGGGTTATGCCGAAGATATGCGCGATGCATTCAACAAATACCTGGCCCAGGACGCAGCCGCCTATGTATCTCCGCCACGTATCCGTCCCCAAGAAGCAGCACAATGGATTATAGAAGCAGGTGGGGTTCCTGTCATGGCGCATCCAGGAATCTATGGAGATGACGCTCTGGTCGCTCGTATACTTGGTGAAAGCGCACTGGCGGGTCTGGAGGTATATCATTCGGATCATTCACCAGAAGATGAACAGCGCTACTTGGAGCTGGCAGAGCAGAGAGAGCTGATTGTGACGGGTGGCTCTGATTATCATGGAGAGCGTCAGGGCAAAGTATTCCATGGTGCACTTGGCAGCAAACGGGTACCGGCCGATGTATTGACGCGGCTACTTGAACGGGCTTCAAGTCAGGCATAG
- a CDS encoding YlbG family protein has protein sequence MEAHVDAADNNPRQEQEQAVFPERIGYIIWVSDVKAARNLEKYGCVHYISRRMQYVVMYMNSEKTDDIIKNMRRLPYVRKIERSYRNEIKTEYSKNVPDQTQFYGI, from the coding sequence GTGGAGGCTCATGTGGATGCGGCGGATAACAATCCGCGCCAAGAACAGGAACAGGCAGTTTTTCCGGAACGGATCGGATATATTATCTGGGTCAGTGATGTAAAAGCAGCCCGTAATCTGGAGAAATACGGATGTGTACATTATATTTCACGCCGTATGCAGTATGTAGTGATGTATATGAATTCCGAAAAAACGGATGATATAATCAAAAATATGCGCAGACTTCCTTATGTACGGAAGATCGAACGTTCCTATCGTAACGAAATCAAGACAGAATACAGCAAAAATGTACCGGATCAGACGCAGTTCTACGGTATTTAA
- a CDS encoding HPr family phosphocarrier protein translates to MATSNTNNAAVVEIAQTAGQYTSSIVLQYETKFIDVKSILGLFTTLVANHNYELHVHGPDEEAAKAAVVAAFEKHGLSVKLADN, encoded by the coding sequence ATGGCAACCAGTAACACAAATAACGCAGCAGTCGTAGAGATTGCACAAACTGCCGGTCAGTACACTTCTTCAATCGTACTGCAGTATGAAACCAAGTTTATCGATGTCAAAAGTATTCTGGGACTGTTCACTACGCTGGTAGCCAACCATAACTACGAGCTGCACGTACACGGACCAGACGAAGAAGCAGCCAAAGCTGCGGTTGTCGCTGCTTTTGAAAAACATGGTCTAAGCGTCAAACTTGCGGATAATTAA
- a CDS encoding YlbF family regulator has product MSVTETRTVDMAEVLTCAYDLGDMINNSIEVANYLYWKERMQVHPEVQRLVIKLNSKKELFEETQRFGHFHPNYHAAMQEVEAVQEEMQRIEEVRRFTEAENNLDRMLYEMSEMIAHSVSETIKVPSNDPLPKGGGCGSGGSCGCGG; this is encoded by the coding sequence ATGAGCGTAACCGAGACCAGAACGGTTGATATGGCCGAAGTCTTGACATGCGCCTATGATTTGGGCGATATGATCAACAATTCTATCGAAGTCGCGAATTATCTATATTGGAAAGAACGGATGCAAGTCCATCCGGAAGTACAGCGCTTGGTAATCAAGCTGAATAGCAAGAAGGAGCTTTTCGAGGAAACCCAGCGTTTTGGTCATTTCCATCCCAATTATCATGCGGCGATGCAAGAAGTCGAAGCTGTGCAGGAGGAAATGCAGCGTATCGAGGAAGTTCGCAGATTCACCGAAGCTGAGAACAACCTGGATCGCATGCTGTATGAGATGTCTGAGATGATCGCACATTCGGTCTCCGAGACAATCAAGGTTCCAAGTAATGATCCTTTACCAAAAGGAGGCGGATGCGGCAGTGGAGGCTCATGTGGATGCGGCGGATAA
- a CDS encoding M20 metallopeptidase family protein, giving the protein MNLGIQRRDGVQMGDYNWQALYPDMVKWRRYLHQHPELSYQEHQTMEFVAERLRSFGVEIQVGAGDTGVIGVIKGSLPGKTVALRADMDALPIQDEKECEYASQVPDVMHACGHDGHTSGLLAVARYFSENREQLRGEVRLIFQPGEEVCPGGALKMIDAGALEGVDAIYGVHLWTPFAAGTLASAPGPVMASTDEFFITITGKGGHGGIPHVTVDSLLTGAQLVVQLQSIISRNVNPLNPAVLTVGTIQSGTAQNIIAENCRITGTVRTFDEETRALIRQRIEEVSRQLCALNGATVDIEYMMGYPTLVNHAGETERFFRVAEEMFGKEQVFQTPPMMPAEDFAYYVQKVPGCFIFVGAGNASSGAIYPHHHARFDIDESSMLNAARILAGMAEDFLNQPEIE; this is encoded by the coding sequence ATGAATTTAGGTATACAGCGAAGGGATGGAGTGCAGATGGGGGATTACAACTGGCAAGCGTTATATCCGGATATGGTAAAGTGGCGGCGTTATCTCCACCAGCATCCGGAGCTGTCTTATCAGGAACATCAGACCATGGAATTTGTCGCAGAACGTTTGCGATCTTTTGGCGTAGAGATTCAGGTAGGCGCAGGCGATACCGGAGTGATTGGCGTGATCAAAGGCAGCCTGCCTGGCAAAACGGTAGCACTGCGTGCCGATATGGATGCGCTGCCCATCCAGGATGAAAAAGAATGCGAGTATGCTTCACAGGTGCCTGACGTGATGCATGCCTGCGGCCATGATGGCCATACCTCCGGTCTGCTGGCGGTAGCACGTTATTTTAGCGAGAACAGGGAGCAGCTGCGTGGTGAAGTGCGTCTGATTTTTCAACCTGGCGAAGAAGTATGTCCGGGTGGCGCGCTCAAAATGATCGACGCAGGTGCGCTGGAAGGTGTGGATGCGATCTATGGCGTCCATCTGTGGACTCCATTTGCAGCAGGTACGCTGGCAAGCGCGCCAGGACCTGTCATGGCATCAACCGACGAATTTTTTATTACGATTACGGGAAAAGGTGGCCATGGCGGTATTCCGCATGTGACCGTGGACAGTCTGCTGACCGGTGCTCAGCTGGTCGTACAGCTGCAGTCGATTATCAGCCGCAATGTCAATCCGCTTAATCCGGCAGTGCTGACAGTAGGCACGATCCAGAGTGGTACGGCGCAAAATATTATTGCAGAGAACTGCCGGATCACCGGAACTGTACGAACATTTGACGAGGAGACACGGGCATTGATCCGTCAGCGGATTGAAGAGGTCAGTCGTCAGCTGTGTGCGCTGAACGGGGCAACAGTGGATATCGAGTATATGATGGGTTATCCGACGCTGGTTAATCATGCCGGTGAGACCGAACGCTTTTTCCGGGTAGCCGAAGAGATGTTTGGCAAAGAGCAGGTGTTCCAGACTCCGCCGATGATGCCTGCCGAGGATTTTGCCTATTATGTGCAAAAGGTCCCTGGCTGCTTTATCTTTGTAGGAGCAGGCAATGCGAGCAGTGGAGCTATCTATCCGCATCATCATGCCCGATTTGATATTGATGAGTCCTCTATGCTGAATGCAGCCCGCATTCTAGCAGGGATGGCTGAGGATTTTCTGAATCAACCGGAAATAGAATAG
- the cax gene encoding calcium/proton exchanger: MKKNLSTILLIIFFVFSAIAHYAHLNPILQFIVSAIAVVLVAGFLGRATENVAHYAGQRLGGFLNATFGNAAELIIAIMLLREGLYDMVKASLTGSIIGNLLLVLGLSIFAGGVKFKVQNFNVSLAGMNGSLMIVAVIALFVPALFLNTHSITSTEVDTLSLIVAGLLILAYIAWLIFSMFTHKTYLADVTNEGDDEHESPEWSKGRSILYLIIATVMTAFVSEWLVGTLETFTEDFGFSELFVGAFVVAIIGNAAEHSAAIMLAMKNKIGASVEIAVGSSLQIALFVAPVLIFVSFFLGNTMDIVFTTLELVAIMVSVFIAKSIIQDGSTNWYEGTLLLVVYIILGVSFYLV, translated from the coding sequence ATGAAAAAGAATCTTTCTACTATTCTGCTTATTATTTTCTTCGTATTCAGTGCAATCGCTCATTATGCCCATCTGAATCCGATCCTCCAGTTTATCGTATCGGCGATTGCTGTTGTACTGGTAGCAGGATTCCTGGGACGTGCAACAGAGAATGTAGCACACTATGCCGGACAGCGGCTGGGCGGCTTTCTGAATGCAACCTTCGGTAATGCAGCTGAGCTGATTATCGCCATCATGCTGCTGCGCGAAGGACTGTACGATATGGTCAAAGCCAGTCTGACCGGTTCTATTATCGGTAATCTGCTGCTGGTACTTGGTCTGAGTATTTTCGCCGGCGGCGTGAAATTCAAAGTGCAGAACTTCAACGTCTCGTTGGCAGGCATGAATGGATCGCTTATGATCGTAGCGGTTATTGCCCTGTTCGTACCGGCACTGTTCCTGAATACGCACTCTATTACGAGTACCGAAGTGGACACACTCAGTCTGATCGTAGCCGGACTGCTCATTCTGGCTTATATCGCCTGGCTGATCTTCTCGATGTTTACTCACAAGACCTATCTGGCAGATGTCACCAATGAAGGTGACGACGAGCATGAGTCTCCAGAATGGAGCAAAGGCAGATCTATTCTTTATCTGATTATTGCAACCGTTATGACTGCTTTTGTCAGTGAATGGCTCGTGGGTACACTCGAAACCTTTACCGAGGACTTTGGATTCAGCGAGTTATTTGTTGGTGCCTTTGTGGTTGCCATTATCGGTAATGCTGCCGAGCACAGTGCAGCGATTATGCTTGCCATGAAAAATAAAATCGGTGCCTCTGTCGAAATCGCAGTCGGCAGCAGCTTGCAAATTGCTTTATTTGTAGCTCCTGTACTGATCTTTGTCAGCTTTTTCCTGGGCAACACGATGGATATCGTTTTCACTACGCTGGAACTGGTAGCTATTATGGTATCCGTCTTTATCGCCAAGTCGATCATTCAGGATGGTTCAACCAACTGGTATGAAGGTACTCTGCTGCTGGTTGTGTACATTATACTCGGTGTATCTTTCTATCTCGTTTAA
- a CDS encoding LysR family transcriptional regulator: MAFNFHQLHIFYTVAERGSFSAAAQALHMTQPAVTMQVQSLEDHFGTKLLIRTTKRIELSEAGHALMPFARRGIELMRETDAAMSRFTDNMAGRLMLGASNTIGEYVLPRLLVPLGQRYPDMKIMLKVMNTTQILDEISRNQLDFGLIEAPVEHPDMTIKPVMQDELKLIVPAGHPLDELPRITLEDVLNYSFVLREKGSGTRQVMEEEFIRHHMDLERIDTVMELGSTGAVKSAVEAGLGITILSPSSVKHEVALGLLKVLDIQNVSFQRQFYSIHLKSTLLGIPSIAFLQFLQEYSLT, from the coding sequence TTGGCATTTAACTTTCATCAATTACATATATTTTATACAGTTGCCGAGCGGGGAAGTTTTTCGGCAGCAGCCCAGGCGCTGCACATGACCCAGCCGGCAGTGACCATGCAGGTGCAATCGCTGGAAGATCATTTTGGGACCAAGCTGCTGATTCGTACAACCAAACGAATCGAGCTGTCAGAAGCCGGTCATGCGCTGATGCCTTTTGCGCGTCGGGGCATAGAGCTGATGCGAGAAACAGATGCGGCAATGTCGCGATTTACCGATAATATGGCCGGTCGGCTGATGCTGGGGGCGAGTAATACGATTGGTGAGTATGTGCTGCCCCGCCTTCTCGTTCCGCTAGGGCAGCGTTATCCCGATATGAAAATTATGCTTAAGGTTATGAATACGACACAGATTCTGGATGAGATCAGTCGTAACCAGCTCGATTTTGGTCTGATTGAGGCGCCGGTAGAGCATCCCGATATGACGATCAAGCCGGTCATGCAGGATGAACTGAAGCTGATCGTGCCTGCGGGACATCCGCTGGATGAACTGCCCAGGATTACACTGGAAGATGTGCTGAATTATTCTTTTGTGCTGCGGGAGAAAGGATCGGGTACAAGACAGGTTATGGAGGAAGAATTTATCCGGCATCATATGGATCTGGAACGTATCGATACGGTTATGGAACTGGGCAGCACAGGAGCGGTTAAGTCGGCGGTAGAAGCCGGATTGGGCATTACGATCCTCTCGCCGTCTTCGGTGAAGCATGAAGTGGCACTGGGACTGCTCAAGGTACTGGATATCCAGAATGTCTCTTTTCAAAGACAGTTCTATTCGATTCATCTCAAATCGACACTGCTTGGTATCCCGTCGATTGCTTTTTTACAGTTTTTGCAGGAATATTCGTTAACCTAG
- a CDS encoding Asp23/Gls24 family envelope stress response protein, translating to MTESLQLEMGTIKIADDVVAKVAGMAALETPGIAAMSGGLSEGFAKRLSGKNVQKGVTVEVGQREAAIDLRIIVLYETPIHEVCRMLQQNVREAVENLTGLKVVEVNVKVEGVAFKDDMIDFEQPVRSRS from the coding sequence ATGACCGAATCATTACAATTGGAGATGGGCACAATCAAGATTGCCGACGATGTCGTAGCAAAAGTGGCGGGCATGGCCGCACTGGAGACACCGGGGATTGCTGCTATGTCCGGCGGATTATCCGAAGGATTCGCCAAACGTCTAAGCGGTAAGAATGTACAAAAAGGGGTAACTGTTGAAGTCGGACAACGCGAGGCAGCCATTGATCTGCGCATCATTGTACTGTACGAGACACCGATTCACGAAGTATGCCGTATGCTCCAGCAAAATGTGCGTGAAGCAGTAGAGAACCTGACCGGTCTCAAAGTGGTCGAAGTAAATGTCAAAGTAGAAGGCGTCGCCTTCAAGGATGACATGATCGATTTTGAGCAGCCAGTTCGTTCCAGATCCTAA